One Streptobacillus ratti genomic region harbors:
- the udk gene encoding uridine kinase, with protein sequence MRRKNMQKPIIIGISGGTGSGKTSVANAVLEDLMKNGNDVVLLEQDSYYKKNDHLSFSERVKLNYDHPNSIDFDLLEEHILMLSRNESIDKPIYNFSEHNRTKETERIDPKSIIIVEGILILAIEKIRNILDMKIFVDTDDDIRLLRRMERDIQERGRSFDNIKEQYIRTVKPMHLEFVEPSKRYADVIIPRGKDNEVGIKMVSSRLKYLIRRSGNKEY encoded by the coding sequence ATAAGGAGGAAAAACATGCAAAAACCGATAATTATAGGAATATCAGGTGGTACAGGAAGTGGGAAAACATCAGTTGCAAATGCAGTTTTAGAAGATTTAATGAAAAATGGCAATGATGTTGTATTGCTAGAGCAAGATTCATATTACAAGAAAAATGATCATTTATCTTTTTCAGAAAGAGTTAAATTAAATTATGATCATCCAAATTCTATTGATTTTGATTTATTAGAAGAACATATTTTAATGTTGAGTAGAAATGAAAGTATAGATAAACCAATATATAACTTTTCTGAACATAATAGAACTAAAGAAACTGAAAGAATAGACCCTAAATCTATAATTATAGTAGAGGGTATTTTAATTTTAGCAATAGAAAAAATTAGAAATATTTTAGATATGAAAATTTTTGTTGATACTGATGATGATATTAGATTATTAAGAAGAATGGAAAGAGATATACAAGAAAGAGGTAGAAGTTTTGATAATATAAAGGAACAATATATTAGAACAGTAAAACCTATGCACCTTGAATTTGTAGAACCATCAAAAAGATATGCTGATGTTATTATTCCTCGTGGAAAAGATAATGAGGTTGGTATTAAAATGGTATCTAGTAGATTAAAGTATTTAATAAGACGTAGTGGTAATAAGGAATATTAA
- a CDS encoding PTS sugar transporter subunit IIA, which translates to MRIVDFLTKDRIVFELKSETKEDIIKEMAQLFLKSNDVVKEGMFDTFIEDLIERENLTSTGMQDGIAIPHAKSPAINKLALALAIVPEGKDFDSFDEESSKLFFMIAAPENTKKEHLDLLQKISKLSYEEEILEKLISTKDTIEVIKLLGII; encoded by the coding sequence ATGAGAATAGTTGATTTTTTAACTAAAGATAGAATAGTTTTTGAATTAAAATCTGAAACAAAAGAAGATATAATAAAAGAAATGGCACAGCTATTTTTAAAATCTAATGATGTTGTTAAAGAGGGAATGTTTGATACTTTTATTGAAGATTTGATTGAAAGAGAAAATTTAACTTCTACTGGTATGCAAGATGGTATTGCAATTCCACATGCAAAATCTCCTGCGATAAATAAGTTGGCGTTAGCACTTGCTATTGTTCCTGAGGGTAAAGACTTTGATTCTTTTGATGAAGAATCATCTAAACTATTTTTTATGATAGCTGCACCTGAAAATACAAAAAAAGAACATTTGGACTTATTACAAAAAATTTCAAAACTTTCATATGAAGAAGAAATTTTGGAAAAATTAATATCAACCAAAGATACTATAGAAGTAATTAAATTATTAGGTATAATATAG
- the miaA gene encoding tRNA (adenosine(37)-N6)-dimethylallyltransferase MiaA: MNFLMSSRAVVIAGPTGVGKTKLSIMLAKKINAEIISADSMQIYREMNIGTAKITEDEKDGVIHHMLDIVNPDEDYSVGEYEKAVNKILNENNKNYILVGGTGLYLKSVTDGFSELPEKENTLRRELEEKSIVELASILKKLDIEMYDKIDKDNKPRLVRAVEVCMLTGKKVSEITSNNVKGNNYNFLKVFLTRNREELYDIIDKRIDIMIKNGLLDEAKKIYEKYPNSKAIGYKELFLYFSGEMSLEESISLLKQKSRNYAKRQLTWFKKDESYVTYNLSEMSIEEVLLDILKKIKRYD; the protein is encoded by the coding sequence TAAATGCTGAGATTATATCAGCTGATTCCATGCAAATTTATAGAGAAATGAATATAGGTACGGCTAAAATTACAGAAGATGAAAAAGATGGAGTTATACACCATATGTTGGATATAGTAAATCCTGATGAAGATTATTCTGTTGGAGAATATGAAAAAGCAGTAAATAAGATATTAAATGAAAATAATAAAAACTATATCTTAGTAGGTGGCACAGGACTATATTTAAAATCTGTAACTGATGGTTTTTCTGAATTGCCAGAAAAAGAAAATACTTTAAGAAGAGAATTAGAAGAAAAAAGTATAGTTGAATTAGCCTCAATTTTAAAAAAACTTGATATAGAAATGTATGATAAAATAGATAAGGATAATAAACCAAGACTGGTTAGAGCAGTTGAAGTTTGTATGCTTACAGGAAAAAAAGTTAGTGAGATTACAAGTAATAATGTAAAAGGTAATAACTATAATTTTTTGAAAGTTTTTTTAACAAGGAATAGAGAAGAACTATATGATATTATTGATAAAAGAATAGATATTATGATAAAAAATGGTTTACTTGATGAGGCTAAAAAAATATATGAAAAATATCCAAATAGTAAGGCTATAGGGTATAAAGAGCTTTTTTTATACTTTTCTGGAGAAATGAGTTTAGAAGAGAGCATATCTTTATTAAAGCAAAAGAGTAGGAATTATGCTAAAAGGCAATTAACTTGGTTTAAAAAAGATGAAAGCTATGTGACATATAATTTAAGTGAAATGAGTATAGAAGAAGTATTATTAGATATATTAAAAAAAATAAAGAGGTATGATTAA